In Candidatus Cloacimonadota bacterium, the genomic stretch TGTGTATGCGCTATTGTATGCCCATCGAGGGTAAGAGCGTTTTGGACGTGGGTTGTGGACCCGGACATTACAGCATCGCCCTGGCAAAACGCGGAGCAGCTTCGGTATATGGCATCGATTTTGCCCCCCAAATGACGGAGCTGGCACGTACAAAAGCCGCCGAAGCCGGGCTGCAGGATGTGTGTAGATTTGAAACTGCGGATTTTTTTGAGCTGGAAGAAGGCCCCCTCTACGACTATGTGATACTGATGGGCTTCATGGACTATATGCCGGATGCACGGGCTGTAGTGGACAACGCTCTTTCCCTCACACGCAACGCTTGCTTCTTCAGCTTCCCGGTTGCCGGAGGCATTCTGGCCCTGCAGCG encodes the following:
- a CDS encoding class I SAM-dependent methyltransferase → MKRTIVEPDPQKTRTFFDDYAPDFDAIYGTVKSPWQSVINRCFRKSMRLRYELCMRYCMPIEGKSVLDVGCGPGHYSIALAKRGAASVYGIDFAPQMTELARTKAAEAGLQDVCRFETADFFELEEGPLYDYVILMGFMDYMPDARAVVDNALSLTRNACFFSFPVAGGILALQRRLRYKNRCPLFLYSYEDIQKLFSQRQGFHYRIRKIERDFWVHVSRA